From the genome of Eublepharis macularius isolate TG4126 chromosome 12, MPM_Emac_v1.0, whole genome shotgun sequence, one region includes:
- the LOC129338214 gene encoding zinc finger protein 883-like: MDRHQQRLQGAHVSLVEEAHLSPAPSEREPQYVKSQGKQESQQWSEGYLKAREELDWEEASSSSSVVFIEEQGEVFRNSIEDASDLDDFEETTEDPIAERSLVEGPEVILYPKGPPAAAGFATEDCEKIAYHGEGCGDAELILCPEVSLGGEESEEDEAEDIGYVGGTPAEKMPVGVEGNISDEEAVVEWTMPVAELVAKERPSKPRHICSECGRSLASHSALVRHCLIHTGELPYTCTECGRRFRQSSALVRHLRAHRGERPYVCSECGKAFGVRSALVRHQRALHSSERPYVCGECGKAYADLSILTKHQLIHVNGRPFSCPDCGQSFGHRTTLTQHRRIHTEERPYRCTECGQTFRQNSALANHRQVHSGKRPFSCQFCSKTFAGRPTLVQHLRTHTGEKPYSCPDCGRCFSTSSNLLQHRRNHLGERPFACSLCGRRFARRPDLARHYVTHAEGSVRPHRCGECGRRFVELTDLEQHQATHRGERPYVCSYCGKSFTEAATLARHRRSHLPMTQQAYKCEVCGQTFGQSSDLLAHGRVHSGERPYACADCGKAFGRSSNLSRHRRVHTHERPYVCGDCGKSYTQSTHLMEHQRQHTGERPYECADCGRSFGKKGHLDSHRRVHRLLPESHESADESLVECPDSGTLLNQ, encoded by the exons ATGGATCGCCATCAACAAAGGCTTCAAGGGGCGCACGTTTCCCTTGTGGAAGAAGCTCATTTGTCTCCAGCACCCTCGGAAAGGGAACCCCAATATGTAAAGAGCCAAGGAAAACAGGAGAGCCAGCAATGGTCGGAAGGATACTTAAAAGCCAGAGAGGAACTGGATTGGGAGGAGGCTTCCAGTAGTAGCTCAGTGGTCTTTATTGAGGAGCAGGGAGAGGTGTTCAGAAACAGCATCGAAGATGCATCCGATTTAGATGACTTTGAGGAGACCACGGAGGACCCCATCGCTGAGAGATCCCTTGTGGAGGGACCAGAGGTAATCCTTTATCCAAAGGGGCCTCCGGCAGCTGCTGGATTTGCTACTGAGGACTGTGAGAAAATTGCTTATCATGGTGAAGGCTGTGGTGATGCCGAACTGATCCTTTGTCCTGAGGTATCTCTGGGGGGAGAGGAGTCAGAGGAGGACGAAGCTGAGGACATCGGTTATGTGGGTGGAACGCCAGCAGAGAAAATGCCCGTTGGGGTGGAAG GGAATATATCTGATGAGGAAGCGGTTGTTGAGTGGACAATGCCTGTGGCGGAGCTGGTTGCCAAGGAACGGCCTTCGAAGCCGCGCCACATCTGCAGCGAATGTGGCCGGAGCTTGGCCAGTCATTCGGCCCTTGTCCGTCATTGCCTCATCCACACTGGAGAGCTCCCTTACACTTGCACAGAGTGTGGACGCCGCTTCCGACAATCCTCAGCCCTCGTTCGCCACCTTCGGGCCCATCGGGGTGAGCGTCCCTATGTTTGCAGCGAGTGTGGCAAAGCCTTTGGGGTGAGATCAGCGCTAGTTCGGCATCAGCGAGCCCTGCATTCAAGTGAGAGGCCCTATGTTTGCGGGGAATGTGGTAAGGCCTACGCAGACCTTTCTATCCTGACAAAGCATCAACTGATTCATGTCAATGGGCGGCCATTTTCTTGTCCTGACTGTGGCCAGTCATTTGGACATCGCACCACCTTGACTCAACACCGGCGAATCCACACAGAGGAGCGGCCATACCGTTGCACGGAATGCGGGCAGACCTTCCGTCAGAATTCTGCCCTGGCTAATCACCGCCAAGTCCATTCTGGAAAGCGTCCATTTTCTTGCCAGTTCTGCAGTAAAACCTTTGCTGGCCGGCCCACTCTAGTCCAGCATCTCCGGActcacacaggggaaaagccgTACAGTTGTCCAGATTGTGGCCGTTGTTTCAGCACTAGCTCCAATCTGCTGCAGCATCGAAGGAACCACCTTGGTGAACGTCCCTTCGCCTGCTCCTTGTGCGGCCGCCGTTTTGCCCGGCGGCCTGACCTGGCTAGGCATTATGTTACCCATGCTGAAGGCAGCGTCCGGCCTCACCGCTGCGGTGAATGTGGGCGACGCTTTGTGGAATTGACGGACCTGGAGCAGCACCAAGCCACGCACCGTGGGGAGCGGCCCTACGTCTGCAGTTACTGTGGCAAATCTTTTACGGAGGCTGCCACGCTGGCTCGACATCGCCGTTCGCACCTTCCAATGACTCAGCAGGCTTACAAATGCGAGGTGTGCGGGCAGACATTTGGACAGAGCTCTGACCTTCTGGCACATGGGCGAGTTCACAGTGGGGAACGCCCCTATGCCTGTGCAGACTGTGGCAAGGCCTTTGGGCGCAGCTCAAATTTGTCGCGGCATCGGCGGGTACATACCCATGAGCGCCCATATGTCTGCGGGGACTGTGGGAAGAGCTATACCCAAAGCACTCACCTTATGGAGCATCAGAGGCAACATACTGGTGAACGGCCCTATGAGTGTGCAGACTGTGGCCGCTCGTTTGGCAAGAAGGGGCACTTGGACTCCCATCGGCGTGTGCACCGCCTCTTGCCGGAATCCCATGAAAGTGCAGATGAGTCATTGGTGGAATGTCCTGATTCGGGAACTCTGCTGAACCAGTGA
- the MAPK7 gene encoding mitogen-activated protein kinase 7 yields the protein MAEPPIEDEGEEAAQGQTKQEAAHQATVAAKNLAILKARSFDVTFEVGDEYEVIETIGTGAYGVVSSARRKDTGQQVAIKKIPNAFDVVMNAKRTLRELKILKHFKHDNIIAIKDILKPTVPYAEFRSVYVVLDLMESDLHQIIHSSQPLTLEHVRYFLYQLLRGLKYIHSANVIHRDLKPSNLLINENCELKIGDFGMARGLCTKPDEYKYFMTEYVATRWYRAPELMLSLHEYTQAIDMWSVGCIFAEMLGRKQLFPGKNYIHQLQLIITVLGTPPAKVVHSIGADRVRAYVQSLPSRQPVPWESLYQNADRKALSLLSKMLRFDPRERISVVEALNYPFLAKYHDPDDEPDCVPAFDFDFDKQVLTKEQIKEAIVAEINDFHDRREGIRRQISFKPALRPAVVGGCVTASYEGLLHCCHDVDMPSAGSPRARDGDYAMASPAPYPLPETIDLTSPLVTTTVSQPEVKAEVEPPTAPPKREGAISDDTKAALKAVILKSALRNKNKDTPSSVPETPDIRRPVTAKERQREREEKRKRRQERAKEREKQKKEKEKERKDMLTENDRNLLERWTKMVDRTQNKPTQNGTAVLPQATAAGHTLSQAPSANSLPPQVPPASHIPPTSSSNASAPADFLAFSDNVVPALRPKLTLVPVGTELAPVPGSNSNMVHFFPAQTAPFLVTAPTCQKAAPPKPECLLSVKYGSGQIFQAPYGVATLNAWSGVPQPENWAVAGQLPVNRPEMVPPSDTLPEQTVSYGARAGAEESMFLTEVGKAEVPSQGLVGEETRGPSQHPMALGLSPETTVPSEPPDINMVTQQLSKSQVEDLLPPVFSGTPKGSGAGYGVGFDLEEFLNQSFDMVGENRESQGDSAPLSASLLADWLEVHRMNPADMESLQQELQLGSPMILSDIPDLQDA from the exons ATGGCTGAGCCCCCCATAGAAGATGAGGGCGAGGAAGCGGCACAGGGCCAAACGAAGCAGGAAGCGGCTCATCAGGCTACTGTGGCTGCCAAGAACTTGGCTATCTTGAAGGCCCGCTCCTTTGATGTCACCTTTGAGGTGGGCGACGAATACGAGGTCATCGAGACGATTGGCACGGGAGCCTATGGTGTTGTGAGCTCAGCACGTCGCAAGGATACAG GCCAGCAGGTGGCGATCAAGAAAATCCCCAATGCCTTTGATGTGGTGATGAATGCTAAGCGCACTTTGCGTGAGCTAAAGATCCTCAAACATTTCAAGCATGACAATATCATTGCCATTAAGGACATCTTGAAACCCACCGTGCCTTATGCTGAGTTCAGATCTGT GTATGTTGTGCTGGACTTGATGGAGAGCGACCTGCACCAGATCATCCACTCTTCTCAGCCTCTCACCCTGGAGCATGTGCGCTACTTCCTCTACCAGCTTCTCCGAGGCCTCAAGTACATCCACTCGGCCAACGTCATTCACCGGGACCTCAAGCCAAGCAACCTGCTGATCAATGAGAACTGCGAGCTCAAGATTGGGGACTTCGGAATGGCCCGGGGCCTTTGCACCAAGCCCGACGAGTACAAGTACTTCATGACGGAGTATGTGGCCACTCGCTGGTACCGTGCTCCTGAACTGATGCTCTCCTTGCATGAATACACACAGGCCATCGACATGTGGTCAGTGGGTTGCATTTTTGCTGAGATGCTCGGGCGGAAGCAGCTCTTCCCTGGGAAGAATTACATTCATCAGCTGCAGCTTATTATCACGGTCTTAGGGACCCCTCCGGCCAAGGTGGTCCATTCCATTGGGGCTGACAGGGTGCGCGCATATGTCCAGAGCCTGCCGTCACGTCAGCCGGTGCCCTGGGAGAGCCTCTACCAGAATGCCGACCGGAAGGCCTTGTCCTTGCTGTCGAAGATGTTGCGCTTTGACCCCCGTGAGCGCATCTCGGTGGTGGAGGCGTTGAACTACCCCTTCCTGGCCAAGTATCATGACCCCGATGATGAGCCGGACTGCGTACCGGCCTTCGACTTTGATTTTGACAAGCAAGTGCTCACCAAGGAGCAGATCAAGGAAGCCATTGTGGCCGAAATCAACGATTTCCACGACCGCCGGGAAGGTATTCGGCGCCAGATCAGCTTCAAGCCAGCGCTGCGGCCAGCTGTCGTCGGTGGCTGCGTGACGGCCTCCTATGAGGGCCTACTTCACTGCTGCCATGATGTTGACATGCCCAGTGCTGGGTCACCTCGGGCCAGAGATGGTGATTATGCTATGGCATCTCCCGCCCCCTACCCACTACCAGAGACCATTGACCTGACCTCTCCTCTTGTGACCACTACCGTATCCCAGCCTGAGGTGAAGGCTGAAGTGGAGCCTCCCACTGCCCCGCCCAAACGTGAGGGAGCCATCTCGGATGATACTAAGGCGGCCCTTAAGGCTGTCATCTTAAAATCGGCCCTTCGAAATAAGAACAAAG ATACCCCATCCTCTGTCCCAGAAACCCCTGATATCCGTAGGCCAGTGACGGCAAAGGAGCGTCAGCGTGAGCGAGAAGAGAAACGCAAGCGCCGTCAGGAGCGGGCCAAGGAGCGCGAGAAGcagaagaaggaaaaagagaaggaGCGCAAGGACATGCTGACGGAGAATGACCGGAACCTTCTGGAGAGATGGACCAAGATGGTTGACCGGACCCAGAACAAGCCGACCCAGAATGGAACTGCAGTCCTACCCCAGGCAACTGCTGCCGGTCATACCCTCTCTCAGGCCCCCTCTGCCAATTCCTTGCCACCTCAGGTGCCCCCTGCCAGCCATATCCCGCCCACCTCTTCTAGCAACGCTTCTGCACCGGCCGATTTCCTCGCCTTCTCGGACAATGTGGTGCCTGCCTTGAGACCCAAGCTCACTCTGGTTCCTGTGGGGACAGAACTAGCCCCAGTTCCAGGGTCCAATTCCAACATGGTCCACTTTTTCCCGGCACAGACTGCCCCATTCCTGGTCACCGCCCCGACCTGCCAAAAAGCTGCTCCACCCAAACCAGAGTGCCTACTAAGTGTCAAGTATGGGTCAGGCCAGATATTTCAAGCCCCATATGGGGTGGCAACCCTGAATGCCTGGAGTGGCGTCCCCCAGCCTGAGAACTGGGCTGTGGCTGGACAGCTGCCAGTGAATCGGCCAGAGATGGTGCCCCCTAGTGACACGTTGCCGGAACAGACTGTGAGTTACGGAGCTAGAGCTGGTGCGGAGGAGTCCATGTTTCTGACAGAGGTGGGGAAGGCTGAGGTGCCGTCACAAGGTTTGGTTGGAGAGGAAACCCGAGGGCCCAGCCAGCACCCAATGGCTTTGGGGCTTTCCCCAGAAACCACTGTGCCTTCCGAGCCTCCAGATATCAATATGGTGACTCAGCAGCTGTCGAAATCCCAG GTGGAAGACCTCTTGCCTCCTGTCTTCTCTGGCACCCCTAAAGGCAGCGGAGCCGGCTATGGAGTTGGGTTTGACCTGGAAGAGTTTTTGAATCAGTCGTTCGACATGGTCGGGGAAAACAGGGAGAG TCAAGGCGACTCTGCCCCGCTCTCGGCCTCTCTCCTTGCTGATTGGCTGGAAGTTCACCGCATGAACCCGGCCGACATGGAGTCCCTCCAACAGGAACTGCAGCTGGGCTCTCCCATGATCCTCTCTGACATTCCAGACCTGCAGGACGCATGA